CATACCCAATTCGAGCGAAGCATATGCCAAGAGGGCGCTCAAAGTGTATAATAGAAGAAGAAGCGAGGGGAAATTGATGCCGATCATTACGAAAATAACCCGCGGAAAAAACAATCCGGAACGCTATAATATTTACCTGGAAGAAAAGTTTGCGTTCAGTGTCGACGAAACTTTGATCATCCGCTATCAATTGACCAAAGGCAAAGAACTCGACCAGTGGACAATCGAAGAAATGAACTTTGAGGATGAAGTCCGAAAAGCGTTCAATAAGGCCTTGCATTACCTCGGCTTCCGCATGCGCAGTGAAGGTGAAGTCCGCAAAAAGCTGAAAGAAAAGGAATTCGGTGAAGCCGTCATCGATGAAGCGGTCAAAAAATTGTACGAACTAAGCTTTCTCGATGACCAGCAATTTTCAGAGGCACTGCTCCGGACGCAAATTAAATCCGGAAAAAAAGGCCCTCGTGCGATCCAGCAGGACATGCAAAAGAGAGGAATTGATAAGGCTATGCAAAAAGATGTCTTAACAAACTACACGGAAGAAGAGCAACTCGAAGTTGCCACAGGCCTTGCGGAAAAAATCGCTGCAAAAGAACAGTCGAAAACCCCGAGCCAGGTCAAGCAGAAAATCAATGACTCGCTAATGAGAAAAGGTTATCCCTATCCAATCATTAAGCAAGCCATTGAGACCTTGGACCTTGAACGCGACGGCGATCAATGGCTTGATAGCGTCCGCCAACAAGGGGATAAATTATGGCGCAAACATGAAAGTAAATTATCGGGAAATGACCTTAGCCGGAAAGTGAAACAAGGGCTCTACCAGAAAGGCTTCCCAGGTGATGTGATTAGCCAGTACATCGAAGAAAAGGAGTTTGAAGATGAGTGAACATAAACCCTACTCACAAATGGACGAGACGGAATTGCGCAATGAAATCGCCCGTCTGAAAGAAAAAGCACGCAAAGCGGAGCAACTCGGCATTGTGAACGAGTTCGCGGTGCTCGAACGCAAAGCCATTATGGCGGCGTCGTTCCTGCTCGATCCCAGTGACTTTAAACCTGGGGAAGTATACCGCGTAGAGGGCGATCCGAACGTCTATTTTCAGATTGATTATTTAAAAGGCAATTTTGCATGGGGTTACCGCATGGGCGGCGACAAGTACACAGAAGCGCTGCCGATTTCCATGCTGCGCCCATTGAAGGAAGGGAAGTGAATCGATGAAGGAAGTTATTGAACAATTAATCATCGAATTAAGAGAAAAAAACCCGGAGCTGTCGGATGACAAAGCCCGGACATGGATCGAGTTATTGGTATCTGACTTTGAATCGTCGTATGCGAAGGCTGGGTACGATTACCAAGGTACGGCAGTTGTCGAGAAAGTTGTACGCCAGTGGATTGAAAGCTACGGCGACAAGATTCACGAATTTGCAGGAAACAATCCGAAATATGCACATCTTTTGCATGATTCGTAAACATTAAAAAAACGGCCGGGAGATATCCCTGGCCGTTTTTTTATATTCAGTTATGGCTAAAATCGAGCTTTTTCCTCAATTTGTCTTCGCTGAAAATCCACCCTGTATAAGAGTTCAGGATATTATGGTCTTCATCGAGATGGGCCACGGCGACAAACGGATAATAATCATTGCTGCGGTAACGCAAGTCGATCAAACGCACTTCGAAAATGTCCCCGTATTGGTTGATCTCCCAGCGGTATAGCGGGGAAAACGACACAAAGGCGTCCAAGTTCTTGTCTTTCATCGCCGTCTGGATCAAAGCATTTTCAGGCATCGGTTTTTTCAAAAACTTGTCGTAGATGTTGATCGAGCGCCCGTAGGCTTGGCCGACATAATGGTGGCGGTCAGTGTCAGCCGCAATGCGCCACTGGAAATAGCGCATGGTCGGTGCGACGAAGACATCGTTGGTACCTGGAATCGTATTGCGTATCGCTTGTTTGATCGCCGATTGGAGCGCGAACCTGGAGACGTAATAGAAGAACAAGAGGATATACAAAATGCTCATCGTCCACACCGGATCGGCTCCGAAGGCCCAAATCATTAACGCTACGACATGTGCGCCGAAAATAATCGGGTCAAACGTATTGATGACGCCAAGCGCCACCCAATGGTTGGAAAATGGCCGCAACGCCTGCGTGCCGTATGAATTGAAAATATCGACAAAGACATGCAAAAATACAGCAAGAAATGTCCATAGCCATAAATGAAGAAGATTAGCTTCCGGGAAAATAAGGTAGATGGCACCTGAAAGTAATAAAGGCCACGATAGTACAGCTGGCACCGAATGCGTGATGCCTCGGTGGTGGCGTATATAAACCGCATTGTCACGCAGTTTCAAGACGGTATCGATATCGGGGATTTGTGAACCGATAATGGTGCCTGTCATAACGGCAGTCCATGTGGCTGGATGGGCGGCGACAACCGGGTCGGCCATTGCCAAACCGCCGAGTGCAATGCCCATCACGATATGTGTTCCTGTATCCATCGACGCATCCCCCTTTGTTGCGAGCGTTTATAATATCTTGTCAGCCCGCCATTTGATAAAATAAGCATATTCCTTAAGTATACATACCCGCTTCTGGGACGGAATAATCAGTATGAACGGAGGCAGTAACTATAAATATGGACAAGCAGCAATTTCAGCAGGACTTGATCGGCTGGTTCCAAAAAGAACAGCGCGATCTACCGTGGAGGCGCACGGCCGACCCTTATCAAATCTGGATATCCGAGGTCATGTTGCAGCAGACAAGAGTCGATACGGTTATCCCTTATTATAAACGCTTCGTCGAGAAATTTCCCACTGTAGAATCTTTGGCAGGGGCGGAAGAAGAGAGCTTATTGAAGCTTTGGGAAGGACTTGGTTACTATTCGCGCGCCCGAAACCTCCAGGCCGGGGTGCGCGAAGTTGCTGAGCAATACGGCGGCATCGTGCCATCGACGCGCAAGGAAATTTCTTCTTTGAAGGGCGTCGGGCCTTATACGGCAGGCGCTGTTTTGAGTATTGCCTACGGCGTGCCGGAGCATGCTGTTGACGGTAACGTCATGCGAGTGCTCAGCCGCATTCTTTTAATCGACGAAGACATTGCTAAACCGAAGACGCGAAAAGTGTTCGAACAGGCCGTAACGGAATTGATTAGCCACGAAGATCCGTCGTCCTTCAACCAGGGCTTGATGGAACTCGGCGCACTCATTTGTACACCGACGTCGCCGAAATGTTTGTTATGCCCGGTACGCGATCATTGCAGCGCCTTCCACGAAGGCAAGGAAACTGAACTACCTGTTAAAACAAAGGCCAAGAAAACCCGTGCCGTGAATTTTGCCATGGCGGCAATCCGAAGCGGAGACAAAATTTTGATGGAGCAGCGGCCGTCTAAAGGATTACTTGCTGGTATGTGGCAATACCCAATGCTCGAGCTGACAGCACCACTTGAAGTAGACAAAGTCGGCGAATTGTACGCAGAAACATTGAATG
This is a stretch of genomic DNA from Planococcus maritimus. It encodes these proteins:
- a CDS encoding YfhH family protein, producing MSEHKPYSQMDETELRNEIARLKEKARKAEQLGIVNEFAVLERKAIMAASFLLDPSDFKPGEVYRVEGDPNVYFQIDYLKGNFAWGYRMGGDKYTEALPISMLRPLKEGK
- the mutY gene encoding A/G-specific adenine glycosylase, with the protein product MDKQQFQQDLIGWFQKEQRDLPWRRTADPYQIWISEVMLQQTRVDTVIPYYKRFVEKFPTVESLAGAEEESLLKLWEGLGYYSRARNLQAGVREVAEQYGGIVPSTRKEISSLKGVGPYTAGAVLSIAYGVPEHAVDGNVMRVLSRILLIDEDIAKPKTRKVFEQAVTELISHEDPSSFNQGLMELGALICTPTSPKCLLCPVRDHCSAFHEGKETELPVKTKAKKTRAVNFAMAAIRSGDKILMEQRPSKGLLAGMWQYPMLELTAPLEVDKVGELYAETLNGSLMDIEKITAFKHVFSHLTWNVEGYLAKAEEFTPPGNMKWVTPEQLEQLPIAGPGQKMKTALEQRGDVAK
- the recX gene encoding recombination regulator RecX, whose protein sequence is MPIITKITRGKNNPERYNIYLEEKFAFSVDETLIIRYQLTKGKELDQWTIEEMNFEDEVRKAFNKALHYLGFRMRSEGEVRKKLKEKEFGEAVIDEAVKKLYELSFLDDQQFSEALLRTQIKSGKKGPRAIQQDMQKRGIDKAMQKDVLTNYTEEEQLEVATGLAEKIAAKEQSKTPSQVKQKINDSLMRKGYPYPIIKQAIETLDLERDGDQWLDSVRQQGDKLWRKHESKLSGNDLSRKVKQGLYQKGFPGDVISQYIEEKEFEDE
- a CDS encoding YfhJ family protein translates to MKEVIEQLIIELREKNPELSDDKARTWIELLVSDFESSYAKAGYDYQGTAVVEKVVRQWIESYGDKIHEFAGNNPKYAHLLHDS
- a CDS encoding metal-dependent hydrolase, encoding MDTGTHIVMGIALGGLAMADPVVAAHPATWTAVMTGTIIGSQIPDIDTVLKLRDNAVYIRHHRGITHSVPAVLSWPLLLSGAIYLIFPEANLLHLWLWTFLAVFLHVFVDIFNSYGTQALRPFSNHWVALGVINTFDPIIFGAHVVALMIWAFGADPVWTMSILYILLFFYYVSRFALQSAIKQAIRNTIPGTNDVFVAPTMRYFQWRIAADTDRHHYVGQAYGRSINIYDKFLKKPMPENALIQTAMKDKNLDAFVSFSPLYRWEINQYGDIFEVRLIDLRYRSNDYYPFVAVAHLDEDHNILNSYTGWIFSEDKLRKKLDFSHN